A single Arachidicoccus sp. BS20 DNA region contains:
- a CDS encoding helix-turn-helix domain-containing protein, whose protein sequence is MTFGEHITTLRKRKNLSQSELGKTVGTSGDIIGKYERDEVKPSVEVAAKIADALEVSLDYLVGKTTVEIDSKALNRLQDIQKLNEQDKATVFEMVDAFLRDRKAKKAYAS, encoded by the coding sequence ATGACTTTCGGCGAACACATAACGACCCTGCGTAAACGTAAAAACCTCTCGCAAAGCGAGCTGGGCAAAACGGTAGGAACAAGCGGCGATATTATCGGCAAGTATGAACGCGATGAGGTAAAACCTTCGGTAGAAGTAGCGGCAAAAATCGCTGATGCGCTGGAAGTGTCTTTGGATTATCTGGTGGGTAAAACAACCGTGGAGATTGACAGCAAAGCCCTGAACCGTTTGCAGGATATTCAAAAATTAAATGAGCAGGATAAGGCTACCGTCTTTGAGATGGTGGATGCTTTCTTACGCGACAGGAAAGCTAAAAAAGCGTATGCTTCGTAA
- a CDS encoding tyrosine-type recombinase/integrase — protein sequence MKRLPVRSPAYRYVEQSFKEWLEALGYAWQGVYYMPIQVRGLLHYLEQQGKTALQDITAEAIKAYYYDELKQRKNYMVGAGTLSSKHLNKNLQALRKFVEYLRQTGKLKIPMLNIRQESILDAIPAVLTEKEIHLLYQATEQPYERKRRGTNEELHLALQQRDRAMLAVFYGCGLRRNEGCQLNVSDIHIESSLVHVRKGKGYKERFVPVSSKGLEHLTTYLYDARPILIRDNKEESFFVSSKSGKRLGGQMLLLCLQHLIAITATESLQQKEIGLHTLRHSIATHLLARGMGLEKIKDFLGHSSLESTQIYTHLINEELKVE from the coding sequence ATGAAACGTTTACCTGTCCGTTCGCCCGCTTACCGTTATGTGGAGCAAAGTTTTAAGGAATGGCTCGAAGCATTGGGTTACGCCTGGCAGGGCGTGTATTATATGCCGATACAGGTCAGAGGCTTGCTGCATTATTTAGAGCAACAAGGCAAAACCGCTTTACAGGATATAACCGCAGAAGCGATAAAGGCGTATTATTATGATGAGCTGAAACAACGGAAAAACTATATGGTCGGTGCAGGCACATTAAGCAGTAAGCACCTCAATAAAAATTTACAGGCGTTACGGAAGTTTGTCGAATACCTGCGACAAACGGGCAAGTTAAAAATACCGATGCTCAACATACGGCAGGAAAGCATCCTTGATGCAATCCCCGCCGTACTTACTGAAAAAGAAATACATCTTTTATACCAAGCGACCGAACAACCTTATGAGAGGAAGCGGCGCGGAACCAATGAAGAACTGCATCTTGCCTTACAACAGAGAGACCGCGCCATGCTTGCCGTATTCTATGGCTGCGGGCTAAGAAGAAACGAGGGCTGCCAGCTGAATGTATCCGACATCCACATAGAAAGTTCATTGGTACACGTGCGCAAAGGCAAGGGATACAAAGAACGCTTTGTACCTGTCAGCAGCAAAGGCTTAGAGCATCTTACCACTTACCTGTATGATGCAAGACCCATACTCATCAGGGATAATAAAGAAGAATCCTTTTTTGTCAGCAGCAAAAGCGGCAAACGATTGGGCGGGCAAATGCTGTTGTTATGCTTGCAACACCTGATTGCGATTACCGCAACAGAAAGCCTGCAACAAAAAGAAATCGGTTTGCATACGTTGCGGCACAGTATTGCCACGCACCTGTTGGCGCGCGGCATGGGCTTGGAAAAGATAAAAGATTTTTTGGGACACAGCAGCCTTGAATCCACGCAGATTTATACGCACTTAATCAATGAAGAATTAAAAGTGGAATAA
- a CDS encoding tyrosine-type recombinase/integrase, whose amino-acid sequence MEKFKEWLRIKGYGSNTIDTIVRVTEYFFAWAEKENLSDITETTHNDIIAYVQHYRLKGTGSKTIAHYVWQLKKYFEWLMSEGEVSDNPCSNIVIKGIKRKVLYEILSEEALNALYENYRTDIVLEKTETLKSPPPQVLQQLARKRNKAVLGLLVYQGLSTEDIIRLQLQDLRLREGKVFIAGTKRSNERTLPLESRQVFDLLDYINDTRKQILQRRNITEPVQDLFLNIGESPRKNNLFEMLVKHLKQMNGKVKNIDQIRASVIVHWLQRYNLRKVQVMAGHRYISSTEQYQANNLEDLKEDIKHYHPF is encoded by the coding sequence ATGGAAAAGTTTAAAGAATGGTTGCGGATAAAAGGTTACGGCAGTAACACCATTGATACTATTGTGCGGGTAACGGAATATTTTTTTGCGTGGGCGGAAAAAGAAAACTTATCCGACATTACGGAAACCACCCACAACGATATTATCGCTTATGTGCAGCATTACCGCCTCAAAGGCACAGGCAGCAAGACGATTGCCCATTATGTATGGCAACTGAAAAAATATTTTGAATGGTTGATGAGCGAAGGCGAAGTGAGCGACAATCCTTGCAGCAATATTGTTATCAAAGGCATCAAAAGAAAAGTACTGTATGAGATTTTATCCGAAGAAGCATTAAATGCGCTGTATGAAAACTACCGAACCGATATTGTCTTAGAGAAAACGGAAACGCTGAAAAGCCCGCCGCCGCAGGTTTTGCAGCAGTTGGCAAGAAAAAGGAACAAAGCGGTGTTGGGCTTGCTGGTGTATCAGGGATTAAGCACAGAGGATATTATCCGCCTGCAATTACAGGACTTACGGTTAAGGGAAGGCAAGGTGTTTATTGCAGGTACAAAGCGCAGTAATGAACGCACCTTGCCTTTGGAAAGCAGGCAGGTGTTTGACTTGCTGGATTATATCAACGATACGAGAAAACAGATTTTACAACGCAGGAATATTACCGAACCGGTACAGGATTTATTTTTAAATATAGGCGAGAGTCCGAGAAAAAACAACCTCTTTGAAATGCTGGTAAAACATTTAAAACAGATGAACGGGAAAGTAAAAAACATTGACCAGATAAGGGCAAGCGTGATAGTGCATTGGCTGCAAAGGTACAACCTGCGCAAGGTTCAGGTCATGGCAGGGCATCGCTACATCAGTTCAACGGAGCAGTACCAAGCCAATAATTTAGAAGACCTGAAAGAAGATATTAAACATTATCATCCTTTTTAA